A single genomic interval of Camelina sativa cultivar DH55 chromosome 11, Cs, whole genome shotgun sequence harbors:
- the LOC104722600 gene encoding cellulose synthase-like protein G1 isoform X1, with the protein MEPHRKHKVVGTTLHTCHPCRRTIPYRIYAVVHMCGIIALMYHHVHSLLTANAPIIVTCLLLFSDIVLSFMWASTTSHRLNPVHRTEYPENFASKPEDFPKLDVFICTADPYKEPPMMVVNTVLSVMAYDYPSDKISVYVSDDGGSSLTLFALMEAAEFSKHWLPFCKNNNVQDRSPEVYFSSSNSHSWTKEAEIIKLMYADMKGRVEHVVANGNVETALITCDNLRGVFDSWNYKFSRHDHPTIIQFELTRGQVLQNSETDMDNTEKHMMPNLIYVSREKRKVSPHHFKAGALNTLIRVSGVMTNSPILLTLDCDMYSNDPATPVRSLCYLTDPKIKSRLGYVQFPQKFIGISKNDIYACESKRLFNINMVGLDGLMGPSHVGTGCFFNRRAFFGPPSKLILPEIDELSPYRIADKSIEAQDVLALTHNVAGCIYEYNTNWGSKIGFRYGSLVEDYYTGFMLHCEGWRSIFCSPKKAAFYGDSPKCLTDVVGQQKRWAVGLLEMSLSKYSPIFYGLKLLGLLMGLGYCNSTFRPFWSIPLTVYGLLPQLALIYGVSVFPKVSDPWFWLYIFLFFGAYAQDLSDFLLEGGTYRKWWNDQRMLMIKGLSSYFFGFIEFTLKTLNLSTPKFNVTSKANNDDEQRKRYEREIFDFGISSSIFFPLTTVAIVNLVAFVCGLYGVFLCGEGLVLELMLASFAVVNCLPIYEAMVFRI; encoded by the exons ATGGAGCCTCACAGAAAACATAAGGTCGTCGGCACAACCCTCCACACGTGTCATCCCTGCCGGCGCACCATTCCATACAGAATCTACGCCGTAGTTCATATGTGTGGCATCATAGCCCTCATGTACCATCATGTACACTCACTTCTCACAGCAAACGCACCTATAATAGTAacatgtcttcttctcttctccgatattgttctttcttttatgtGGGCAAGCACAACATCCCACCGGTTAAACCCGGTTCACCGGACCGAGTACCCTGAAAACTTTGCATCTAAACCGGAGGACTTTCCGAAGCTAGACGTGTTCATATGCACGGCTGATCCGTACAAGGAGCCTCCCATGATGGTGGTCAATACCGTCTTATCGGTGATGGCCTACGATTATCCCTCCGATAAGATCTCAGTCTACGTATCGGACGATGGAGGATCGTCGTTAACGTTGTTTGCTCTTATGGAGGCTGCTGAGTTCTCTAAGCATTGGTTGCCCTTTTGCAAGAATAACAATGTTCAAGATAGGTCCCCTGAAGTTTATTTCTCATCATCAAATTCACATTCGTGGACTAAGGAAGCTGAAATTATTAAG CTGATGTACGCAGACATGAAGGGCAGAGTAGAACACGTGGTGGCCAATGGGAACGTTGAGACTGCGTTGATCACATGTGATAACCTTCGTGGAGTATTCGATTCGTGGAACTACAAATTCAGTCGTCATGATCACCCCACAATTATTCAG TTCGAATTAACTCGAGGACAGGTGTTGCAAAATAGCGAGACGGATATGGACAATACTGAAAAACATATGATGCCAAACCTAATCTATGTTtcaagagagaagaggaaagtCTCACCACATCATTTTAAAGCCGGTGCTCTTAATACTTTG ATAAGAGTATCAGGGGTGATGACAAATTCACCGATTCTATTAACCCTCGACTGTGATATGTATTCAAACGATCCAGCAACACCGGTTCGTTCTTTGTGCTATTTAACAGATCCTAAAATCAAATCCCGTTTAGGTTACGTGCAGTTTCCTCAGAAATTTATAGGAATCagcaaaaatgatatatatgcaTGTGAGTCTAAACGTCTCTTCAATATTAATATGGTCGGGCTTGATGGTCTAATGGGTCCGAGTCATGTGGGAACTGGTTGTTTTTTCAACCGACGGGCTTTCTTTGGTCCTCCTTCCAAGTTGATTTTACCAGAGATTGATGAACTAAGCCCCTATCGGATTGCCGATAAGTCCATCGAAGCACAAGATGTTTTGGCATTAACACACAATGTAGCAGGATGCATCTATGAGTACAACACCAATTGGGGATCCAAG ATTGGATTCAGATATGGGTCATTAGTAGAAGACTACTACACAGGATTTATGCTCCATTGTGAAGGATGGAGATCAATATTTTGCAGCCCTAAAAAAGCTGCATTTTATGGAGACTCTCCAAAATGCCTAACTGATGTAGTGGGACAACAAAAGCGATGGGCCGTTGGGCTTCTTGAAATGTCGCTTTCGAAGTATAGTCCAATTTTCTATGGACTCAAGTTACTGGGGCTGTTAATGGGCTTAGGCTATTGCAACTCTACGTTTCGGCCGTTTTGGTCAATTCCTCTGACCGTCTATGGACTTTTACCCCAACTTGCACTCATCTATGGAGTTAGCGTCTTCCCCAAGGTATCAGATCCGTGGTTTTGGCTTTACATCTTCTTATTCTTTGGTGCGTATGCGCAAGATCTCTCGGACTTTTTATTGGAAGGAGGAACTTATCGGAAATGGTGGAACGATCAAAGAATGTTAATGATAAAAGGACTCTCTTCATACTTCTTTGGTTTTATAGAGTTcactctcaaaaccctaaacctcagCACACCTAAGTTCAACGTCACCAGTAAAGCCAACAACGATGACGAACAGAGAAAGCGGTACGAGCGAgaaatctttgattttggaatttcttCGTCCATATTCTTTCCCTTGACTACGGTTGCCATCGTAAACCTGGTTGCTTTTGTCTGTGGGCTTTATGGTGTTTTCCtatgcggagaaggactcgtcCTTGAGCTGATGCTGGCAAGCTTCGCGGTGGTGAATTGCTTGCCGATCTATGAGGCTATGGTGTTCAGGATATGA
- the LOC104722600 gene encoding cellulose synthase-like protein G1 isoform X2, whose amino-acid sequence MEPHRKHKVVGTTLHTCHPCRRTIPYRIYAVVHMCGIIALMYHHVHSLLTANAPIIVTCLLLFSDIVLSFMWASTTSHRLNPVHRTEYPENFASKPEDFPKLDVFICTADPYKEPPMMVVNTVLSVMAYDYPSDKISVYVSDDGGSSLTLFALMEAAEFSKHWLPFCKNNNVQDRSPEVYFSSSNSHSWTKEAEIIKLMYADMKGRVEHVVANGNVETALITCDNLRGVFDSWNYKFSRHDHPTIIQVLQNSETDMDNTEKHMMPNLIYVSREKRKVSPHHFKAGALNTLIRVSGVMTNSPILLTLDCDMYSNDPATPVRSLCYLTDPKIKSRLGYVQFPQKFIGISKNDIYACESKRLFNINMVGLDGLMGPSHVGTGCFFNRRAFFGPPSKLILPEIDELSPYRIADKSIEAQDVLALTHNVAGCIYEYNTNWGSKIGFRYGSLVEDYYTGFMLHCEGWRSIFCSPKKAAFYGDSPKCLTDVVGQQKRWAVGLLEMSLSKYSPIFYGLKLLGLLMGLGYCNSTFRPFWSIPLTVYGLLPQLALIYGVSVFPKVSDPWFWLYIFLFFGAYAQDLSDFLLEGGTYRKWWNDQRMLMIKGLSSYFFGFIEFTLKTLNLSTPKFNVTSKANNDDEQRKRYEREIFDFGISSSIFFPLTTVAIVNLVAFVCGLYGVFLCGEGLVLELMLASFAVVNCLPIYEAMVFRI is encoded by the exons ATGGAGCCTCACAGAAAACATAAGGTCGTCGGCACAACCCTCCACACGTGTCATCCCTGCCGGCGCACCATTCCATACAGAATCTACGCCGTAGTTCATATGTGTGGCATCATAGCCCTCATGTACCATCATGTACACTCACTTCTCACAGCAAACGCACCTATAATAGTAacatgtcttcttctcttctccgatattgttctttcttttatgtGGGCAAGCACAACATCCCACCGGTTAAACCCGGTTCACCGGACCGAGTACCCTGAAAACTTTGCATCTAAACCGGAGGACTTTCCGAAGCTAGACGTGTTCATATGCACGGCTGATCCGTACAAGGAGCCTCCCATGATGGTGGTCAATACCGTCTTATCGGTGATGGCCTACGATTATCCCTCCGATAAGATCTCAGTCTACGTATCGGACGATGGAGGATCGTCGTTAACGTTGTTTGCTCTTATGGAGGCTGCTGAGTTCTCTAAGCATTGGTTGCCCTTTTGCAAGAATAACAATGTTCAAGATAGGTCCCCTGAAGTTTATTTCTCATCATCAAATTCACATTCGTGGACTAAGGAAGCTGAAATTATTAAG CTGATGTACGCAGACATGAAGGGCAGAGTAGAACACGTGGTGGCCAATGGGAACGTTGAGACTGCGTTGATCACATGTGATAACCTTCGTGGAGTATTCGATTCGTGGAACTACAAATTCAGTCGTCATGATCACCCCACAATTATTCAG GTGTTGCAAAATAGCGAGACGGATATGGACAATACTGAAAAACATATGATGCCAAACCTAATCTATGTTtcaagagagaagaggaaagtCTCACCACATCATTTTAAAGCCGGTGCTCTTAATACTTTG ATAAGAGTATCAGGGGTGATGACAAATTCACCGATTCTATTAACCCTCGACTGTGATATGTATTCAAACGATCCAGCAACACCGGTTCGTTCTTTGTGCTATTTAACAGATCCTAAAATCAAATCCCGTTTAGGTTACGTGCAGTTTCCTCAGAAATTTATAGGAATCagcaaaaatgatatatatgcaTGTGAGTCTAAACGTCTCTTCAATATTAATATGGTCGGGCTTGATGGTCTAATGGGTCCGAGTCATGTGGGAACTGGTTGTTTTTTCAACCGACGGGCTTTCTTTGGTCCTCCTTCCAAGTTGATTTTACCAGAGATTGATGAACTAAGCCCCTATCGGATTGCCGATAAGTCCATCGAAGCACAAGATGTTTTGGCATTAACACACAATGTAGCAGGATGCATCTATGAGTACAACACCAATTGGGGATCCAAG ATTGGATTCAGATATGGGTCATTAGTAGAAGACTACTACACAGGATTTATGCTCCATTGTGAAGGATGGAGATCAATATTTTGCAGCCCTAAAAAAGCTGCATTTTATGGAGACTCTCCAAAATGCCTAACTGATGTAGTGGGACAACAAAAGCGATGGGCCGTTGGGCTTCTTGAAATGTCGCTTTCGAAGTATAGTCCAATTTTCTATGGACTCAAGTTACTGGGGCTGTTAATGGGCTTAGGCTATTGCAACTCTACGTTTCGGCCGTTTTGGTCAATTCCTCTGACCGTCTATGGACTTTTACCCCAACTTGCACTCATCTATGGAGTTAGCGTCTTCCCCAAGGTATCAGATCCGTGGTTTTGGCTTTACATCTTCTTATTCTTTGGTGCGTATGCGCAAGATCTCTCGGACTTTTTATTGGAAGGAGGAACTTATCGGAAATGGTGGAACGATCAAAGAATGTTAATGATAAAAGGACTCTCTTCATACTTCTTTGGTTTTATAGAGTTcactctcaaaaccctaaacctcagCACACCTAAGTTCAACGTCACCAGTAAAGCCAACAACGATGACGAACAGAGAAAGCGGTACGAGCGAgaaatctttgattttggaatttcttCGTCCATATTCTTTCCCTTGACTACGGTTGCCATCGTAAACCTGGTTGCTTTTGTCTGTGGGCTTTATGGTGTTTTCCtatgcggagaaggactcgtcCTTGAGCTGATGCTGGCAAGCTTCGCGGTGGTGAATTGCTTGCCGATCTATGAGGCTATGGTGTTCAGGATATGA